In a genomic window of Anoxybacter fermentans:
- a CDS encoding uracil-xanthine permease family protein — MQDEKAIYDVRKLPFSQMILLGMQHALAMFGATVLVPILTGLNVSVALFTAGVGTWIFHLITKKKVPAYLGSSFAFIAPISIVVEKMGIPAAQGGIIVAGLVYAAMAFIIYLVGPKLINSLFPPIVTGPVIMVIGLTLAPVAIDMASGNLFVALVAILAAAFVSVFTRGFFRLIPVMMGLIAGYITALFVGIVDFTPLKEAAWFGLPNFTVPAINWSAILMIAPVAIVSMVEHVGDILAISATVGKGKEFVENPGIHLTMLGDGIATSVAGIFGGPPNTTYSENTGVLALTKVYDSVVMRIAAVFALILSLVPKLGALISTIPKPVIGGISILLFGMIASVGVRTMIENNVDLTKSRNLIIASVILVIGIGGATIHVGNLEFAGMGLAGLAGLVLNKLLPDNLGESSNNSVNF; from the coding sequence ATGCAGGATGAAAAAGCGATTTATGATGTGAGAAAATTGCCTTTTAGTCAAATGATTTTGCTTGGTATGCAACATGCTCTGGCCATGTTTGGTGCTACAGTATTGGTACCGATTTTGACTGGCCTGAATGTATCAGTTGCATTATTTACCGCTGGTGTTGGAACCTGGATCTTCCACTTGATTACTAAAAAGAAGGTTCCAGCTTATTTAGGTTCATCCTTTGCTTTTATTGCACCGATTTCGATTGTTGTTGAAAAGATGGGTATTCCAGCAGCTCAAGGTGGTATTATTGTAGCAGGTCTTGTCTATGCTGCAATGGCTTTTATAATCTATCTTGTAGGTCCTAAACTAATCAATTCTCTTTTCCCACCCATTGTAACTGGCCCAGTAATTATGGTTATCGGTTTAACCCTGGCTCCAGTTGCTATCGATATGGCTTCTGGAAATCTGTTTGTAGCTTTGGTTGCAATATTGGCTGCTGCCTTTGTTAGTGTATTTACCCGCGGTTTCTTTAGACTAATTCCTGTAATGATGGGTCTAATTGCGGGTTATATCACAGCTTTATTTGTTGGTATTGTTGACTTTACTCCATTAAAGGAAGCTGCCTGGTTTGGTCTACCTAATTTCACTGTACCAGCTATTAACTGGAGTGCAATTTTGATGATTGCTCCGGTAGCCATCGTATCCATGGTAGAACATGTTGGTGATATTTTAGCTATTAGTGCTACTGTTGGCAAAGGTAAAGAGTTTGTTGAAAATCCAGGTATTCATCTTACTATGTTAGGTGATGGTATTGCGACTTCTGTGGCAGGTATTTTCGGTGGACCACCTAATACTACTTATTCTGAAAATACCGGAGTTCTGGCTTTAACTAAAGTATATGATTCTGTTGTCATGCGGATTGCTGCAGTTTTTGCGTTGATTCTCTCTCTGGTTCCAAAATTAGGTGCTCTGATTTCCACCATTCCTAAACCTGTTATTGGTGGAATATCTATCCTTCTTTTCGGTATGATTGCCAGTGTTGGTGTAAGGACAATGATTGAGAATAATGTTGACCTGACCAAATCCAGAAACCTGATTATTGCCAGTGTTATTCTGGTTATCGGCATTGGTGGAGCAACCATTCATGTTGGTAACCTGGAATTTGCAGGTATGGGTTTGGCCGGTCTGGCTGGTCTGGTTTTGAATAAACTTTTACCTGACAATCTGGGTGAAAGTTCTAATAATTCAGTCAACTTCTGA
- a CDS encoding HutP family protein → MEEPKVNFFKNDKMQVGKAAMLLALTSNRQEEVEIKTYLKERYNYDTVVTEVGGVLRDIKGRVVKSVVSAAINAGILEKKSNHIHPLIHATLEAERGMMFDLPTQSSIVMKVAIVVGDKWLAVAMYGESAIHVLSNHERAGLGIMHL, encoded by the coding sequence GTGGAAGAGCCCAAAGTTAATTTTTTTAAAAATGATAAGATGCAGGTTGGAAAAGCAGCTATGTTATTGGCTCTAACTTCTAACCGACAGGAAGAGGTAGAGATTAAAACATACTTAAAAGAACGGTACAACTATGATACAGTAGTAACAGAGGTTGGTGGAGTTTTACGAGATATCAAAGGTCGAGTTGTGAAATCAGTGGTTAGTGCTGCTATAAATGCCGGTATCCTTGAAAAGAAAAGTAACCATATTCATCCTCTGATTCATGCTACTCTTGAGGCTGAAAGAGGTATGATGTTTGATCTTCCAACTCAATCGAGTATTGTTATGAAAGTTGCCATTGTGGTAGGAGATAAATGGCTGGCTGTGGCCATGTATGGTGAATCTGCTATTCATGTCCTTTCCAATCACGAGCGAGCTGGACTCGGAATCATGCATCTATGA
- a CDS encoding acyl-CoA carboxylase subunit beta gives MRRDLKVLKEQKIRELYDKRERLMKGGGEEKIKKQHSKGKLTARERIKLLLDENSFVEVNPFMSHRCVDFGMDKVDAPGDGVVTGYGTIHGRLVFVFAQDFTVMGGSLGEIHAARICKIMDMAKEMGAPIIGLYDSGGARIQEGVLALNGFGEIFARNALCSGVVPQISVIMGPCAGGAVYSPALTDFVFMVDNTSQMFLTGPEVIKSITGEEVTMEELGGSITHAVKSGVAHFTASSEEECMEQVRRLLSFIPSNNLEDAPMGLAKNGEIFDENAVKDLIPDHPNKPYDMKKVINHLVDQGDFMEIHARFAKNIIVGFGRLNGRTVGIVANQPMHKAGCLDIDASDKASRFIRFCDAFNIPLLTLVDVPGFLPGVSQEYGGIIRHGAKLLYAYTEATVPKITLVVRKAYGGGYIAMCSKSLGADLVYAWPTAEIAVMGPEGAANIIFRKEIAAARDPEMVRQKKIAEYREQFANPYVAAKAGIVNDVLSFEETRMRLINSLEMLENKRVSKPQRKHGNMPL, from the coding sequence ATGAGGAGGGATTTGAAGGTGCTCAAAGAACAAAAAATTAGAGAATTATACGATAAAAGAGAGCGGTTAATGAAGGGTGGAGGAGAGGAGAAGATTAAAAAACAGCATAGTAAAGGTAAGCTGACTGCGAGGGAGCGGATCAAACTGCTATTAGACGAAAATAGCTTTGTAGAGGTAAATCCTTTTATGAGTCATAGATGTGTCGATTTCGGGATGGATAAGGTAGATGCTCCTGGTGACGGAGTAGTGACAGGATATGGTACCATTCATGGCAGATTGGTTTTTGTATTTGCCCAAGATTTCACCGTTATGGGCGGTTCTCTGGGTGAAATCCATGCTGCTAGAATTTGCAAAATTATGGATATGGCTAAAGAAATGGGTGCACCTATCATCGGGTTATATGATTCCGGTGGTGCGCGGATTCAAGAAGGGGTTCTGGCTTTGAATGGTTTCGGTGAAATTTTTGCCCGTAATGCTCTCTGTTCCGGTGTAGTTCCACAAATTTCTGTTATCATGGGGCCATGTGCTGGAGGTGCAGTTTATTCCCCTGCTTTAACTGATTTTGTCTTTATGGTTGATAATACCAGTCAGATGTTTCTAACTGGTCCTGAGGTGATCAAATCGATAACCGGTGAAGAAGTTACTATGGAAGAATTGGGCGGTTCTATAACCCATGCAGTTAAAAGTGGAGTTGCCCATTTTACCGCCAGTAGTGAAGAGGAATGTATGGAACAGGTCCGCCGTCTTTTAAGCTTTATTCCATCAAATAATCTGGAAGATGCGCCAATGGGTCTTGCCAAAAATGGTGAAATTTTTGATGAAAATGCAGTAAAAGACCTGATTCCAGACCACCCCAATAAACCGTATGATATGAAAAAGGTTATAAATCATCTGGTAGACCAGGGGGATTTTATGGAAATCCATGCCCGGTTTGCGAAAAATATAATAGTTGGATTTGGGCGGTTAAATGGTCGGACTGTGGGGATTGTTGCTAACCAACCGATGCATAAAGCCGGTTGTCTGGATATTGATGCATCTGATAAAGCATCACGCTTTATCAGATTCTGTGACGCCTTTAATATTCCCTTATTAACTCTGGTAGATGTACCTGGTTTTTTACCAGGAGTCAGTCAGGAATATGGTGGAATCATAAGACACGGTGCTAAACTTCTTTATGCTTATACAGAAGCGACAGTTCCCAAGATTACTCTGGTGGTACGGAAAGCATACGGCGGTGGTTATATCGCCATGTGTAGCAAATCTCTGGGGGCTGATCTGGTCTATGCCTGGCCAACTGCTGAAATTGCAGTTATGGGACCTGAAGGTGCAGCCAACATTATTTTTAGAAAAGAGATTGCTGCTGCCAGGGATCCCGAAATGGTTCGTCAGAAAAAGATTGCTGAATACCGGGAACAGTTTGCTAATCCATATGTAGCCGCAAAAGCTGGAATTGTCAATGATGTGCTGTCTTTTGAAGAAACCCGGATGCGCTTGATTAATAGTCTGGAAATGTTGGAAAATAAAAGGGTTTCAAAGCCCCAGCGGAAACATGGTAATATGCCATTATAA
- a CDS encoding OadG family protein, which translates to MDNISLGLQLTFFGMGAVFLALTGLAIFLDVLKKVVDLRENFKISISTEKNKIVEQKNSPHNSSEDIELVAVITGAIAALMEEEKGYVPNFKIASITPVSNVWKMQGRFDLIK; encoded by the coding sequence ATGGACAATATAAGTTTAGGTCTACAATTGACTTTTTTTGGAATGGGGGCAGTATTTTTAGCTCTGACCGGGCTTGCAATATTTTTGGATGTATTGAAAAAAGTTGTGGATTTAAGGGAAAATTTCAAGATTAGTATCTCGACTGAGAAGAATAAAATAGTTGAGCAAAAAAACTCTCCCCATAATTCATCTGAAGATATTGAATTGGTTGCGGTAATAACTGGGGCTATTGCCGCGCTGATGGAAGAGGAAAAAGGATATGTTCCAAATTTTAAGATTGCATCCATTACCCCTGTTTCTAATGTCTGGAAAATGCAAGGACGTTTTGATTTAATTAAGTAG